The Leucobacter viscericola genome includes a window with the following:
- a CDS encoding SCO4848 family membrane protein: protein MTVFAGIMLLVNAVYNVVVWPRFWTRVKTDARAHDDQGRATYFLKVHAILIGVALLIALVSAVAGVMLLLS, encoded by the coding sequence ATGACCGTCTTCGCTGGAATCATGCTGCTCGTTAATGCCGTGTACAACGTGGTGGTGTGGCCACGATTCTGGACGCGGGTGAAGACCGACGCCCGGGCGCACGACGATCAGGGTCGCGCCACCTACTTTCTCAAGGTGCACGCGATCCTGATCGGTGTCGCGCTGCTGATCGCTTTGGTGTCAGCCGTCGCCGGGGTCATGCTGCTGCTGAGCTAG
- a CDS encoding LPXTG cell wall anchor domain-containing protein — MRKVHSTRGRLAAIAVALGLTTAMVTGAAGAAMAADMTPYQDQRAIPDQLTSWMPGAGTVSAQPFVPQTTGLASSMTIWSFQQNGANIVDPEIHTMDASNDVSADPIPNGTGTATVSSTPDPSLPASGTDDFYPVTITFPNAPELTAGSSYVLTFTSQAGDRSYALGLSWFGGDPETYMQYKDAGQTDWAGNSGVIWFELNMTALPDTVATIAPSFTKSTTCDVESTVTLPQVAGVTYAQTRVGSTVTVTATADTGYVLDAASETSWTFDVAADACSTVPPTVPPTVSPTVPPTNPPTTTNPPTTPPTTSTTPATAVTPAASAASLAVTGGTSQLPVIIAAGVLLLAGAAALVVRRRRRATDASD; from the coding sequence ATGCGTAAGGTTCATTCAACTCGGGGACGCCTGGCAGCCATTGCGGTTGCCCTGGGACTCACAACAGCCATGGTTACTGGAGCCGCGGGTGCGGCGATGGCTGCCGACATGACGCCGTATCAGGATCAGCGAGCGATTCCAGATCAGCTGACCAGCTGGATGCCCGGTGCGGGCACCGTTTCTGCACAGCCCTTTGTGCCGCAGACGACGGGTCTCGCTTCGTCGATGACAATCTGGTCGTTCCAGCAGAACGGCGCAAACATTGTTGATCCCGAAATTCACACGATGGATGCCTCCAACGATGTGAGCGCTGATCCGATCCCAAACGGAACCGGCACCGCAACCGTCAGCTCCACCCCGGATCCCTCGCTTCCAGCGAGTGGCACAGATGACTTCTACCCTGTGACCATCACCTTCCCGAACGCCCCTGAGCTAACCGCGGGTTCCTCGTACGTTCTCACGTTCACGTCGCAGGCCGGGGATCGCTCGTACGCGCTTGGACTGAGCTGGTTTGGCGGGGATCCCGAGACCTACATGCAATACAAAGACGCCGGACAAACCGATTGGGCTGGTAACAGCGGCGTGATCTGGTTCGAGCTCAACATGACGGCGCTTCCTGACACCGTGGCCACAATAGCGCCATCATTCACGAAGTCCACGACGTGCGATGTTGAGTCGACCGTGACTCTGCCGCAGGTTGCCGGTGTGACGTATGCGCAAACCCGCGTCGGTTCGACCGTGACGGTGACCGCGACGGCCGATACCGGATACGTGCTGGACGCCGCGAGTGAAACCTCGTGGACCTTCGACGTGGCCGCAGATGCCTGCTCGACCGTTCCTCCGACAGTACCTCCAACGGTGTCGCCCACAGTGCCACCAACAAACCCGCCCACAACGACAAACCCGCCCACCACGCCTCCAACGACTTCGACCACTCCCGCAACCGCTGTCACCCCAGCAGCATCCGCCGCATCACTCGCGGTTACCGGTGGGACGTCGCAGTTGCCCGTGATCATTGCCGCGGGCGTTCTGTTGCTTGCCGGTGCGGCAGCTCTCGTAGTGCGCCGTCGCCGCCGCGCAACGGATGCGAGCGACTAG
- the tagD gene encoding glycerol-3-phosphate cytidylyltransferase yields the protein MKRILTYGTFDLLHWGHIRLLRRARALGDYLVVAASTEEFNEGKGKKTYHDFETRKNMLEAVRYVDLVIPEQEWDQKIRDVQKYEIDAVVMGGDWEGDPRFELLRDYCEVIYLDRTEGVSTTKIKNDLGVNA from the coding sequence ATGAAGCGGATCCTGACCTACGGCACCTTCGACCTTCTGCACTGGGGGCACATTCGTCTGCTGCGCCGCGCACGGGCCCTGGGTGACTACCTCGTGGTGGCCGCCTCGACCGAGGAGTTCAACGAGGGCAAAGGCAAAAAGACCTACCACGACTTCGAAACGCGCAAGAACATGCTCGAGGCGGTGCGTTACGTGGATCTGGTGATCCCCGAGCAGGAGTGGGATCAGAAGATCCGCGACGTGCAGAAGTACGAAATCGACGCCGTCGTGATGGGCGGTGACTGGGAGGGGGATCCCCGCTTCGAGTTGCTGCGTGACTACTGCGAGGTCATCTACCTCGACCGCACCGAGGGTGTCTCGACCACCAAGATTAAGAACGATCTGGGCGTTAACGCGTAG
- a CDS encoding amino acid ABC transporter ATP-binding protein, which produces MNIHATDVPMVSAEGVSKSFGSNLVLKSISLEVQRGEVLCLVGPSGSGKSTFLRCINHLETVNAGRLAVDGEIVGYRQKDDKLYEMHPREAAKQRRDIGMVFQRFNLFPHMTALENVMLAPRLLKKGEKAILKSRAMDLLARVGLAERWDYYPAHLSGGQQQRVAIARALAMEPKLMLFDEPTSALDPELVGEVLDVMKGLAESGMTMIVVTHEMGFAREVADKLVFMDGGVVVEAGDPAEVLSNPQRERTRAFLSKVL; this is translated from the coding sequence ATGAACATCCACGCAACCGATGTCCCTATGGTTTCTGCCGAGGGCGTTTCGAAGTCGTTCGGTAGCAACCTCGTATTGAAGTCGATCTCGCTTGAGGTGCAGCGCGGCGAGGTGCTGTGCCTCGTTGGTCCGTCAGGATCGGGCAAGTCAACGTTCCTGCGGTGCATCAACCACCTCGAGACCGTGAACGCGGGCCGTCTCGCCGTTGACGGTGAGATCGTGGGCTACCGTCAGAAGGACGACAAGCTCTACGAGATGCACCCGCGTGAGGCAGCGAAGCAGCGCCGCGACATCGGCATGGTGTTTCAGCGCTTCAACCTGTTCCCGCACATGACGGCGCTTGAGAACGTGATGCTGGCACCGCGCCTGCTGAAGAAGGGTGAGAAGGCGATCCTCAAATCGCGCGCGATGGATCTGCTCGCTCGTGTGGGTCTCGCCGAGCGCTGGGATTACTACCCCGCGCACCTTTCGGGTGGCCAGCAGCAGCGTGTTGCGATCGCCCGCGCGCTCGCAATGGAGCCGAAGCTGATGCTGTTCGACGAGCCGACATCGGCGCTCGACCCCGAGCTCGTTGGTGAGGTGCTCGACGTTATGAAGGGTCTCGCCGAGAGTGGCATGACCATGATCGTCGTGACCCACGAGATGGGCTTCGCCCGCGAGGTCGCCGACAAGCTCGTGTTCATGGACGGCGGCGTGGTTGTCGAGGCCGGCGATCCCGCCGAGGTGCTGAGCAACCCGCAGCGCGAGCGCACGAGGGCCTTCCTCTCGAAGGTGCTGTAG
- a CDS encoding amino acid ABC transporter permease, with protein MSESSPRGVGEQSSRPEAYQEPEAIQAIKLRHPGRAILAVVLLAAAALFIYDAAFNRPVYNWPSVGKYLFDVRIIDAIGYTLQLTVYSMIIAVVLGIALAIMRLSPNPVVRSVAWVYLWIFRGTPVYVQLTFWGLIGVVYKTIDIGIPFTEPWLSLTTKDLLSFFTLAVIGLALNEAAYMAEIVRAGLLSVDKGQDEAAVALGLGWWHTMSRVVLPQAMRVIIPPTGNEVISMLKTTSLVTAVPFTLELYTRSRDIASRTYEPVPMLIVASIWYLVITSILMVGQYYLERHFAKGVAQRPDVMQPSVETGVIGVMPGGTEHHQTFNEVEGGDTIVPPHGRPGGGGA; from the coding sequence ATGTCTGAATCGTCACCTCGGGGCGTGGGGGAGCAATCCTCACGCCCCGAGGCGTATCAAGAACCGGAAGCGATCCAAGCGATCAAGCTTCGCCACCCAGGGCGCGCGATTCTCGCGGTTGTGCTTCTTGCCGCCGCCGCGCTCTTTATCTACGACGCGGCGTTTAACCGCCCGGTCTACAACTGGCCATCGGTAGGAAAGTACCTCTTCGACGTACGAATTATCGACGCTATTGGCTACACGCTGCAGCTCACCGTGTACTCGATGATCATCGCGGTTGTATTGGGCATCGCCCTCGCGATCATGCGGTTGTCGCCGAACCCCGTTGTGCGCTCGGTTGCCTGGGTGTACCTGTGGATCTTCCGCGGTACCCCCGTGTACGTGCAGCTCACGTTCTGGGGCCTGATCGGAGTGGTCTACAAGACCATCGACATCGGCATCCCCTTTACCGAACCGTGGCTGTCGCTCACCACCAAGGATCTGCTCAGCTTCTTCACGCTCGCCGTGATTGGCCTTGCGCTCAACGAAGCCGCCTACATGGCTGAGATTGTGCGTGCTGGTCTGCTGTCGGTCGACAAGGGCCAGGACGAGGCCGCGGTCGCTCTCGGGCTCGGCTGGTGGCACACGATGTCGCGTGTGGTGCTGCCGCAGGCAATGCGGGTGATCATTCCGCCGACCGGCAACGAAGTCATATCGATGCTGAAAACGACGTCTCTGGTGACCGCGGTGCCGTTCACGCTCGAGCTCTACACGAGGTCTCGCGACATCGCGTCACGCACCTACGAGCCCGTACCGATGCTGATCGTGGCGTCGATCTGGTACCTCGTTATTACGTCGATCCTGATGGTTGGTCAGTACTACCTTGAGCGACACTTCGCGAAGGGTGTCGCGCAGCGGCCAGACGTGATGCAGCCGTCGGTTGAGACCGGCGTGATCGGTGTGATGCCCGGTGGCACCGAGCACCACCAAACATTTAACGAAGTTGAGGGCGGCGATACGATCGTGCCGCCGCACGGCCGACCAGGAGGAGGTGGCGCATGA
- a CDS encoding ABC transporter substrate-binding protein has product MKIRYALPALAAVAALTLAGCTNTTDEPKKDSTDSSKVTVDEAAVALLPAKIKDSGELTIGTDAEYPPNEYKDDNGNPAGWGVDLAEAVAGKLGLKPKWEILGFDSIIPRIQEGALNMGSSSFTDNVERQKSVDFVNFLNAGTQWAAPAGSKVNPDDACGLKVSVQSGTVQHLDELPAKSKACTDAGKKAIEILPFDGQPEVTNAVVNGSADAFSADLPVTGDAVKQLDGKLVTVGEVFDAAPYGFATEKGSDTTKAVQAALQSLMDDGTYLQILTDAGIESGALTKATINAGKN; this is encoded by the coding sequence ATGAAGATTCGTTACGCCCTTCCCGCCCTTGCCGCCGTCGCAGCGCTCACGCTTGCCGGTTGCACAAACACCACGGACGAGCCCAAGAAGGACTCGACCGACTCCTCGAAGGTCACCGTCGACGAGGCTGCGGTCGCGCTCCTCCCCGCGAAGATCAAGGACTCGGGCGAGCTGACGATCGGCACCGATGCAGAGTACCCGCCGAACGAGTACAAGGACGACAACGGCAACCCCGCAGGCTGGGGCGTCGATCTGGCAGAGGCCGTTGCCGGCAAGCTGGGTCTGAAGCCGAAGTGGGAGATCCTCGGCTTTGACAGCATCATCCCGCGCATCCAAGAGGGCGCACTCAACATGGGATCCTCCTCGTTCACCGACAACGTTGAGCGTCAGAAGTCGGTCGACTTCGTCAACTTCCTGAACGCCGGTACCCAGTGGGCTGCTCCTGCTGGTTCAAAGGTGAACCCCGATGACGCCTGTGGCCTGAAGGTCTCGGTTCAGTCGGGCACCGTGCAGCACCTCGACGAGCTGCCCGCAAAGTCGAAGGCCTGCACCGACGCTGGCAAGAAGGCCATCGAGATCCTGCCGTTTGACGGCCAGCCCGAGGTTACCAACGCCGTTGTTAACGGTTCGGCAGACGCCTTCTCGGCTGACCTGCCCGTCACCGGCGACGCCGTGAAGCAGCTGGACGGCAAGCTCGTGACCGTTGGAGAGGTCTTCGACGCGGCTCCGTACGGCTTCGCAACCGAAAAGGGTAGCGACACGACCAAGGCTGTGCAGGCTGCACTGCAGTCGCTCATGGATGACGGTACCTACCTCCAGATCCTGACCGACGCGGGCATTGAGTCGGGTGCGCTGACCAAGGCCACCATTAACGCTGGCAAGAACTAA
- a CDS encoding glycerate kinase, with protein MSRAALKIVVAPDSFKGSCSAAAAAGALADGARSALGAACEVVEIPLADGGEGTLDALVSAWDGRVTSVPSSDALGRPRTGRVGFRGSGSGGGVDRTSAGRLAIIEAADANGLPWVSDQPLRALDADSYGVGLLILAALDAGVDEVLLCIGGSATSDGGAGMLRALGARLLDSFGDEVAPGARGLTDLARIDLADFDARARAVKWRIACDVDNPLIGSRGAAAVFGPQKGAGTAEVAEIDAGLERLAALLRAAGAAHSADLMNRPGLGAAGGLALGLVALCGAELVPGAELVSEVVGLREALASADLVLTGEGRFDAQSLDGKVVSSVVAAAAGRVPVVVIAGSVALSAAETRQAGVTAAFSIAQGPATLAELQEHCLELLAEAAAQITPVILREG; from the coding sequence ATGAGCAGAGCAGCACTCAAGATTGTGGTGGCACCCGATTCTTTCAAGGGCAGTTGCTCTGCCGCGGCTGCCGCGGGCGCCCTTGCCGACGGTGCGCGATCTGCGCTCGGGGCGGCCTGTGAGGTCGTCGAGATCCCCCTGGCCGACGGCGGAGAGGGCACGCTCGATGCGCTCGTTTCGGCCTGGGACGGGCGAGTTACATCGGTCCCGTCGAGCGATGCCCTGGGTCGCCCGCGCACCGGGCGAGTGGGGTTTAGGGGTTCAGGATCGGGCGGTGGTGTGGATCGCACATCTGCTGGCCGCCTGGCGATCATTGAGGCGGCAGACGCCAACGGCCTGCCCTGGGTGTCGGATCAGCCGCTGCGGGCCCTCGATGCCGATTCGTACGGGGTTGGCTTGCTGATCCTCGCGGCGCTTGATGCCGGTGTTGACGAAGTTCTACTCTGCATCGGCGGGTCTGCCACGAGCGACGGCGGTGCGGGCATGCTGCGGGCGTTGGGCGCGCGGCTGCTCGATTCGTTCGGGGACGAGGTGGCCCCGGGTGCTCGCGGGTTGACAGACCTAGCGAGGATCGACCTCGCCGATTTTGATGCCCGCGCTCGGGCTGTGAAGTGGCGGATCGCCTGCGACGTTGACAACCCACTCATCGGCTCGCGGGGTGCCGCCGCGGTGTTTGGGCCGCAGAAGGGTGCTGGCACCGCGGAAGTGGCCGAGATTGACGCCGGACTTGAGCGGCTGGCCGCACTACTTAGGGCGGCGGGTGCTGCGCACTCGGCCGACCTAATGAATCGGCCCGGCCTCGGCGCTGCTGGAGGGCTGGCCCTCGGGCTCGTGGCGCTCTGCGGCGCCGAGCTTGTTCCCGGCGCCGAGCTTGTGAGCGAGGTCGTGGGACTTCGGGAGGCGCTTGCGAGCGCGGACCTCGTGCTGACCGGCGAGGGACGCTTCGATGCACAGTCGCTCGACGGCAAGGTCGTGTCGAGTGTGGTCGCTGCCGCCGCTGGTCGGGTTCCCGTGGTTGTGATCGCGGGATCCGTCGCTCTCTCAGCTGCGGAGACCCGTCAGGCGGGCGTCACCGCAGCGTTCTCCATCGCCCAGGGTCCCGCTACGCTCGCGGAGCTGCAGGAGCATTGCCTCGAGCTGCTTGCTGAGGCCGCTGCTCAGATAACCCCCGTCATTCTGCGCGAGGGATGA